The window GCCCGTGACCAGTGGGTGAAGTAACCACCTAGGACAAAGGGCTTTGGTGTCTGGTTCAGAGCCATTCTCTTGGTGCCCTTGCAAATCAAGAGAATTACTTAGGAGTGGCCCAGACTCCATGGGAGTCCCTCCATGTCCATAGTCCCTGAAGTACAAACGTGGCCGGCAGGGCAGGGCAATGCCTGCAAGCTCTGACCACGTGGGCCTGGCCTTGCAGGCTAGAGGCAGCTGAGGCGGCAGGAGGAGCAAGCCCAGAGACTCCTCCGGAGCATGGCATCAGTTTGGGGCCCGAGCATGCGCAGCAGCAGGACCCGCAGCAAGAGCAGGACGCCGAGCATGCACAGTGCAGCTACCGTGACCTGTGGAGCCTTCGTGCTTCGCTCGAGCTCCACGCAGCCACTGCATCGGACCACAGCAGCAGCGGCAATGACCGCGACTCAGTGCGCAGCGGTGATAGCTCAGGCTCGGGTTCCGGGGGTGGAGGCGCAGCACCCGCCTTTCCACCCCCTCCCGAGTCTCCACCAGCTTTGAGGCCTAAGGACGGTGAAGCCCGCCGCCTGCTACAGATGGACAGTGGCTACGCGAGCATTGAGGGGCGCGGAGCGGGCGACGAAGTTTCGGAACTTCCTGCTTCAGCCCGCAGCCCTCCTCGCAGCCCGCGAGCCTGGCCACGCAGGCCTCGCCGCGATTACAGCATCGACGAGAAGACGGACGCTCTTTTCCATGAGTTCCTGCGCCATGACCCTCATTTTGATGATGCACCGCGTCATCGCGCACGTGCACATCCTCACACTCATGCGCGGAAGCAATGGCAACAGAGAGGACGGCAGCACAGCGACCCTGGTGGCGCACGCACGGCCACGCCCCCTGGGGCGGCCCGCCCTGCACGTGCGCCCTTGCGGCGTGGGGACAGCGTTGATTGTCCTCCTGAAGGCCGTGCGCTGCCCATCACGGGTGATGACCCATCCATTCCTGTCATCGAGGAGGAGCCTGGCGGTGGAGGCGGTGGTTGCCCAGGCTCTGGGCTGTGCGTTGAGCCCGCCGGGGCACTGCTGGACAAGCTAGCAGCTAGCCTCGACGAGAGACTCTTTTCTCCTCGTCTTGCTGAGCCAGTTGCCCCATCCCAGGTGCTGATCGtcgctgctgctgccgctgccccTACATCCCCTGACCACAGCCCGGCCTAAGCTCTGTGTACTGGACCTgcctctcagctgcttctccggCAGCATGTGGGGCTGCCGTGGGAATGGTGGCAACAGCAGGAGCAACCTGAGGTTGCAGTGCATGGGTACACGGCCCCCAAATCCCAAGTGTGCACATACAGTGTCCCCTGGGCACTTAGCAGGGCGCAGTGGCCTCCGGAAGCACGAGGCTCCAGGACCCAGGCTCAACTGCAGAGAGGATGAAGAGATTGGACTCTCGGGTCCATATACCCTGTACCCAGCCTCTGGCCACAGATGCGGGTGGAACAGGTTCTGAGGTGCATGTGCAGACTCCCTCAAGGATCAGCTGACCCTCCACCCATGAGCACGTGCTGGCAGTGCCACTGCCTGCCATACGCATGAGTGAACCTACTGGAAGTGAAGTGACCGTAGGGCAGAAGATCAGAGAGGAGCTTGCCGCCCCAGATCCTGAATCTATTTACCCTGTCCATGGTATGCGCTTTGTAGCAGCTCTACCTTTCCTCTCTGAGCAATAACCGACCGCGTCCACTCTCTGCATGTGCACAGGCTCCCCTGTCCCATTCTTCTCCAAGAGCTTTGGGCTTTGAACACATGGACAGAACAGCCCAGGTGGCAGCTTCAAGTTTCCCAAGCTTTATTTATTGCCAAAAGATAGGGCAGCCTCGCTGTGAGTGCCCGCCCACTCCCTGCCCTGCGCCCTCTGTGGTTGGTCGTGTTGTCTGATTAATCATAAATGTCTCTGCATATTTGTTTGCTCTGGGTTTTCTCTGCAGGCCACCCTGTGCCCCGCCTGCTCCGTATTTCCAAACACCCTTATAGCCACAGCTCAAATCCacctgttttattaaaaaaaaagtaaccaaccCAAAGACAGCGAGGCTCGCAGGGCGGCATGCAGGCGAGGCCGGCCAGTGGTCTCGACATAAAGTGCTTCTGGGGTGGCAGGTCCGCCCTCGGCTCCAACATCCTGAAGTGTGGACAGGCAGGCCCAGAAATCACACCTGCCCAGAAATCCTGGCGACACACTGTTGGTAGAATGGGTAGTCACTTAGTACcaggttgtgtgtgtgcgtgtgtgcacgcacatgtatAAAAAAAACCTTGATTGGTCAGGGCTGTGGCCTCAACCACCAGACCTTACCCCTGAGCCTTGCTCTAAGGGAAGGAGTTAGGAGCATAGCAGACACCCACTGTGAACACCAATCCTGGCCCCATGCCCACCTGTAGGCCTCAGTCACTGCTGCTTGCAGGCGGAGAGCCGGCGGATCTTGTTGCTGGAGCACACCTTGCGTGCAGGGTTGACGGTGCCAGGTCGGCCTTCTGGCTTCACCTTGCTGCTGAGCTGGGGCTCTGTGCCATTCACACAAACAGCCTTGGGCAGGCTGTGGCTCTGTCCATTctgacccacttcctcttccaggACCTGTCCTGCGGGAAGATGGCAAGCACAGCTTGAGCCAAAGGGCAGGCAGCTCAGAGCCCCAGGGCCCAGCCTGTCCCAAGTGCGCCAGAGGCTGCTCAGGCTTATGCTCTCTAGCCTCTGGCGCCACCCCTCAGCTCCAAAGGCAGCCAAGCCTTTACAATGGTATGCCCTGGCCCGCCTGCAGCACGCCCATTGCTCACCTGCCTGTCTAGCCTGGGCAGCCCAACACCAGCTCACAGAGCTCTCCAAGGGAGCCAGGCTCTAGACCCTCTCAGTACAAGCACAAGGAGATGAAGCATTCGGCCTGGGGGCTACTAGCAGCCCTGAGCATGGGGAAGGAGACCAATCAGATGAGGGCTGCAGGCCTACCCTCTCGATGGAATTAAAGGTGACCTCTTCCGAAGCTCCCCAAACTGCAGTGGGCAGTGTCTACACGTAACTACACAGCCTAGTGATCTTCGATGCGTCTGTGGGAACCCAACACACACCCCACTGCCCTTGCCCCTGGATCCAGAATTTCTCTCCCAGACCCTCTGACTCTGCCACACTGGCAGCAACCACTCTGGCTCTCACTCTGGATGGGACTGAGGCATGCGGTCAGGTGGACTCTTGAGAAGGCATCTGTCCCCTCCTCCACACAAGGCACCGAGTAGAAAGCCCCTGTCCTGCTGCTGCAGAGTACGACCCTCATGTCTAGTACAGagggaccaggctagcctcagagcACTGTCACTTCACTCTCTGCACTACCCCAGTTGACAAATGGGCCCCATGACCACCCAGTGTCCTCACACCCTTGCCTTCCTCAAACCACAGCAGCCTTGAGGGTCCCTCATGCAACCAGCACCTAAGTGTACCTCCTCCCCAGCAGAGGAGCCAGCTCTCAGCCAGGGGCCCAGCCCGAGGGACAGTCAAGGCGAGGGCTACAGGTGACAGAGTAGAAGACACTACTCCCCATGGGGATGCTTTAAACCTTAGGAAGGGCTATGGCCAAGGCCCATACTGGATATCAGGTGTACACCTGTCCTTGTGGATGCCACCTGGCACCCAGCAGGCACTGCTATCAGAACCCTCAATTGCTACAGGGGACACAGTAGCCCAAGGTCCTTACTCTCCCCCAAAGCTATTTGAAATGCCGGGAGCTGAGTGGGGCTAGCCTGAGGGGCACAGGAACAAAGGTCCCAAGAGTCCTGGCTGGTAGCCACCCTGGAGCTGAGGACCTGGCTTGGGCCTTGGACCCAGGCATGTTCTCTGAAACCCTGGTGGGTAGCCTGTTAGGGTAGTGATGGGAGGGCCGTCGCAGCAAGCATCCACCTGCAGACACAGTGGACAAAGCTTTATGGAGGACATGGGTGGGGCAGCAGACAGGGAGCTACACTAAAGCCCCAAACCCTTCCTCGGGCTCCTCTCCTGGAAGGCCTGCGCCCTGGctcttccacatgcatgtgtcgCATGCCTCCTCGCTAAGCCCTGCCTCGGCCGCCTCCTCGACACCTGGGGAAGAAGGCGATATAAGGTCAGGCATGGCCAGGACTGAGGGCCACTGGACCCTCCCTCAGGTGGCTGTCTCAGGGCTCCTACCCACTGCCCTTCAgggtccccctcctcctgctaGATGCAGCCATGGAGGCCATAAGAAGCTGTAGACGGGGCCCAGAGTGAAATGCCACAGCCACCAGGATGGCTTTGGCCGTCCTGGTGACTCATGTCAGTGGGAGCCTTGGGAAGAGGACCAGCCCCAGAATGCACAAAGGCGCCAGCTTACCAGGCACTGTGAAGTCCTGGGTGTAGATGATACCGTCCTCAATGTCAaacaagtcctcctcctcctcctcctctgcacgGCCATGCAGGTCCTCCAGGTAGGGCACTACAGTCATACTGCGCCAGCGGTCcttagtgtctgggcttggtgggATAGGCACAAGCGCCTCAGCCAGAGGGTGTTTCTTCCGGAACCAGCTGTAGAAGCCCAAGTGCAGCAGAGACATCAGGTACTAGGCGCTTAGTGGCCACAGCTGGCCAAGTGGCCAAGATGCACCAGAGACCACACCATGACTGCCCTTACAGAGGGCTACACGCTCACTGCTTGGGCTACAGACTTTAGGGCTATAGCCTAACACCCATAATACTGatacacacccctccccccaaactcCGCCCACTTAAGACAGCACCAGCGCCTTGGACTGGGGTGGGCAATCAGGTCCCTGTACCTACAGTCCCGCCCACCTTGAACACGAGTAGGCTAGATGCCCTCCCTGGGGGATACCCAGCCGAGCCAGTCTCAGTCTAGCATGGAGGTgaaaagaggacagagaagcCTGGAACCAAGGGCTCTGACCAGCTGGTAAATAAACAAAGGGAGGACGGAGACTCCACTGCTGCCCAGAAGGCTCTAACCCTCAGGTGAGGAAAGACACCATGCCTCACGACTCCTGCTGGCCTCCCTAGACACATTCCCATGTCCAGATGGCCAAAGACCAGCTGGGGGCCAAAGTGACACTTCCCATCTACTCCCTCCCCACCAAGGGAGGGTCTGTCTCTTAACTCTAGGCCCTGAATCTCCAGCTTCTCACCCACCCGGCTGCCTGAACTCCTGAACGGAAAGATAAAGTAGGGAAGCCTGAAGGACTTCTTATCCCTGGCCCTGGCACCCCCTTCATACCCCAAGTTCACGCACAGCCTTCCGAGGACATCAATACACATAACTCACAGATCCTGTGACGATCCAGCACCTCTGAGACCATGCTCTCAGCTCACACCCCCAGCTGAGACAAGCTGGCCACGCTCACCTGTGCTGCCTAATCTGTCGGATTGAGAACCTCTTGGCTGGCTCGTACTCCAACATCCCTGTATGACAGAAGGGATTTGTGAAAGAGTAGCAGGTGCCTGCTTTGTGCCACAGCCCCACCCTACCATCCATCCCTTAGGCCTTCCTAGGCCCCAGTGAGATAGAAACAGGCAGCAGGGACATAACACAGAGactccacccacccactgccCCAGATGGGGGCAAACAATCTTGGAAACCTCCCATCCTGGCACACAGAGGCTGTCCTGCCAGTAGGGTCAAAAACCCTCCATAGACCAGGGGCTCTTTCCCTAGCTGTCTTGACATTTGTGTGATCTAGAGATACCCACCTCGGAGTAGGTCAGAGAGTGGTGGACCGCAGTCACAAGGGATGGTGAAGTCCCCTCTCCCGATGTTCTCAAAGAGCTTGTAGATATTGTCCCCCTCAAATGGGTACAGGCCTGTGGTGATGTTGTAGCTTCACATAGGAGAAGAGTGTCAGTGCTGGCCACACTGGAGACCCGAGGCCAGGTGCCCCAACTCCCAGACAGGACACATGTTAATTGATTGGTAAATGTGTAGTCACGGCACCGTACACATGTACATAAGCCTTGTGGGGTGGGGTATGGAGAGGAACTACACCCATAGAACTGGAATGTCCAACCTACTAGTCACACGCTATGGGTCAAAAGGCCCAAGAGAACACTAGAGAAAATCCACAGCCCCCTATCTGCTAGAGGTACATACAAGACACTCACAGTGTGACCCCAGCTGACCAGATGTCCACCTTGAAACCCGAAAAGGTGTCCAGTCCATTGGCAATCTCCGGAGGCTGGAAGGCCGGGGAGCCCTGGCTTGTCCGGCAGGTATCATCCACAGCAAAAGGATGCAGGGCCTGCAGGGCAGTGAGAGTCAGGGCAGCTCAGGAGAAGCGGCCCATGATCCCTGCACACGGTGCCTACCTCGGCAACACCGAGGTCGGAGATCTTGAGTGTGCCATTGGTGGTGAGTAGCAGGTTGCCCGGCTTGATGTCCTTGTGAACAATGCCCTGGCTGTGTAGGTACTCCAGGCCGTCAATCAGCTGGCGGAAGTACCTGAATGGGTGGGACTGGCTCAGGCCCCACAGGGTCTCAGCCCACACCATGGTGCCTACCTAAGTCTGTTATGAAGTTTAGGAGACTCATGAGGCCTGGCCCAAAGGTGATAGGTGTTTAGAGCTCAGGCAAACAGACTTGAGAGTCAGAAGGCTGGGCCATTGAAAATTATACAGGGCAACTGAGAGTCACTGCTGCCCAGGCTCAGGGAGCCAGGTTTCCCCCCTGGCTtcacttcctccctttccctttgttctttgttAACCAGGAGATGTAACTTTACTGAATATGGGAGGGTTGATCAGGCCTAAGAGCCACTATGGCTCTTATGGGAGGGTAACCCCAAGCAATTGGCTGGGCTAAAAACTGGGGGCCCAGAAACATCTGGGTTTCCTGACAATGGCTGTTCCTCCTGCACCCAGCAGGACACTCACCCATGAGCTTGGCACACAGGGAAACGCTTCTCCGGCACACTGTCCAGCATCTCCTGCATGCCACATACGCAGTACTCCATCACCATATACGTAGGGCGCTAAGGAAAGCAGCACACCAGGCCCGGGAGCCCTGCTCCTAGCAACAGTAGTCTGGAGGGCCCTGCTGGGCCAGTTGACAACCACCACTCTGATCTCCCGCCATTCTGTGCTCCCTATCAGTACTCACAGGGCTCGCAAGGCCACTGCACTGACCACATGGAGTCAGCACAGGTCACAACAGGACCAGAAATAAGCTGATCTACTAACCACAAGGAGGGATGGGGAACCAGGGAGTTAGGGCTGCAGCCAAATTCTGTGTTCTCAGAATGCTCCCAGGATTGCCCAGACGAAGTGCAGGCTGTGCAAACTCTACCTCTGGGAAGGGGCagcatgaaagctctagaaccagGGCACTGCCAATGTATGTAGGCCCCAAGTACCTGTGAGGTCATGCCCAGTTCCAGCCACACTGGTCAGAGCAGGCTAGCACAAGGTGGAAGCCCCATGCCTTGCTCACCCTGCCTGCTGACAGGCACCACAGATGACACACAGCACATAACTGCAGCCAGAggtctttttttcgagacagggtttctctgtatagccctggctatcctggaactcactctgtagaccaggctggcctcaaactcagaaatctgcctgtctctggcaGCCAGAGGTCTTGCAGAAGGCTTCCAGTCCCTAATACAGGGGGACCACCCCACCCTACTCCATCCCACAGGATAtatcttctgcttctcctcattGTACAGCACGTCCACA is drawn from Mastomys coucha isolate ucsf_1 unplaced genomic scaffold, UCSF_Mcou_1 pScaffold4, whole genome shotgun sequence and contains these coding sequences:
- the Stk11 gene encoding serine/threonine-protein kinase STK11 isoform X1, coding for MDVADPQPLGLFPEGELMSVGMDTFIHRIDSTEVIYQPRRKRAKLIGKYLMGDLLGEGSYGKVKEVLDSETLCRRAVKILKKKKLRRIPNGEANVKKEIQLLRRLRHRNVIQLVDVLYNEEKQKMYMVMEYCVCGMQEMLDSVPEKRFPVCQAHGYFRQLIDGLEYLHSQGIVHKDIKPGNLLLTTNGTLKISDLGVAEALHPFAVDDTCRTSQGSPAFQPPEIANGLDTFSGFKVDIWSAGVTLYNITTGLYPFEGDNIYKLFENIGRGDFTIPCDCGPPLSDLLRGMLEYEPAKRFSIRQIRQHSWFRKKHPLAEALVPIPPSPDTKDRWRSMTVVPYLEDLHGRAEEEEEEDLFDIEDGIIYTQDFTVPGQVLEEEVGQNGQSHSLPKAVCVNGTEPQLSSKVKPEGRPGTVNPARKVCSSNKIRRLSACKQQ
- the Stk11 gene encoding serine/threonine-protein kinase STK11 isoform X3 produces the protein MYMVMEYCVCGMQEMLDSVPEKRFPVCQAHGYFRQLIDGLEYLHSQGIVHKDIKPGNLLLTTNGTLKISDLGVAEALHPFAVDDTCRTSQGSPAFQPPEIANGLDTFSGFKVDIWSAGVTLYNITTGLYPFEGDNIYKLFENIGRGDFTIPCDCGPPLSDLLRGMLEYEPAKRFSIRQIRQHSWFRKKHPLAEALVPIPPSPDTKDRWRSMTVVPYLEDLHGRAEEEEEEDLFDIEDGIIYTQDFTVPGQVLEEEVGQNGQSHSLPKAVCVNGTEPQLSSKVKPEGRPGTVNPARKVCSSNKIRRLSACKQQ
- the Stk11 gene encoding serine/threonine-protein kinase STK11 isoform X2; its protein translation is MDVADPQPLGLFPEGELMSVGMDTFIHRIDSTEVIYQPRRKRAKLIGKYLMGDLLGEGSYGKVKEVLDSETLCRRAVKILKKKKLRRIPNGEANVKKEIQLLRRLRHRNVIQLVDVLYNEEKQKMYMVMEYCVCGMQEMLDSVPEKRFPVCQAHGYFRQLIDGLEYLHSQGIVHKDIKPGNLLLTTNGTLKISDLGVAEALHPFAVDDTCRTSQGSPAFQPPEIANGLDTFSGFKVDIWSAGVTLYNITTGLYPFEGDNIYKLFENIGRGDFTIPCDCGPPLSDLLRGMLEYEPAKRFSIRQIRQHSWFRKKHPLAEALVPIPPSPDTKDRWRSMTVVPYLEDLHGRAEEEEEEDLFDIEDGIIYTQDFTVPGVEEAAEAGLSEEACDTCMWKSQGAGLPGEEPEEGFGALV